One Oryza sativa Japonica Group chromosome 8, ASM3414082v1 DNA window includes the following coding sequences:
- the LOC4344651 gene encoding probable calcium-binding protein CML32, translating into MDAKQSVAAAKPSLAKKTASASFRLRNGSLNAVRLRRVFDLFDRNGDGEITVDELAQALDALGLVADRDGLAATVSAYVPEGAAGLRFEDFDALHRALGDALFGSLDGAAAAGEPGGGGGDEEEEMREAFKVFDVDGDGFISASELQEVLKKLGLPEAGSLATVREMICNVDRNSDGRVDFGEFKSMMQGITVWGP; encoded by the coding sequence aTGGACGCGAAGcagagcgtggcggcggcgaagccgtCGCTGGCGAAGAagacggcgtcggcgtcgttccGGCTGAGGAACGGCAGCCTGAACGCGGTGCGGCTGCGCCGCGTGTTCGACCTGTTCGAccgcaacggcgacggcgagatcaCCGTGGACGAGCTGGCGCAGGCGCTCGACGCGCTGGGCCTCGTCGCCGACCGCgacggcctcgccgccaccgtctccgCCTACGTCCCCGAGGGCGCCGCGGGCCTCCGCTTCGAGGACTTCGACGCGCTCCACCGCGCGCTCGGCGACGCCCTCTTCGGCTcgctcgacggcgccgccgccgccggcgagcccggcggcggcggcggcgacgaggaggaggagatgcggGAGGCGTTCAAGGTgttcgacgtcgacggcgacgggttCATCTCGGCGTCGGAGCTCCAGGAGGTGCTCAAGAAGCTCGGCCTCCCGGAGGCCGGCAGCCTCGCCACCGTGCGGGAGATGATCTGCAACGTCGACCGCAACAGCGACGGCCGCGTCGACTTCGGCGAGTTCAAGTCCATGATGCAGGGCATCACCGTCTGGGGCCCCTGA